The genomic segment TATGTAATCACTCGTATAATAAGAAATGAATCAACTAAAAAGGAGCAATACAATTTATGTCGATTGAAGTAGGCAGCAAAGTGCAAGGGAAAGTTACAGGCATCACTAATTTCGGAGCGTTCGTAGAATTACCGACTGGAAAAACCGGTCTCGTTCACATCAGCGAAGTGGCAGATTCTTACGTTAAAGATATCAATGATGTCTTGACGGTTGGACAGGAAATCACAGTTAAAGTCTTGAGTGTAGAAAACGATGGAAAAATCGGTCTTTCGATCAAGAAGGCTGTCGATCGTCCAGAAGGCGAACGTCCACGTCCTGCGCGTCAATTCGACCGTGGCCCACGCCCGGCCGGTCAAGATCGCGGACCACGTCAGTTTGATAATAAAGGCCCACGTGGTGGCGGCAGTGGCGGCGGAAACCGTGGAGGTTTCAACAAAGGTGGTCGCGGAGCACCTGCTCCACGTAAAGAGCAAACGTTCGATACGTTGATGACGAGTTTCCTCAAAGACAGTGAAGATCGTCTTGCGACACTCAAACGCCAAA from the Exiguobacterium oxidotolerans JCM 12280 genome contains:
- a CDS encoding S1 domain-containing RNA-binding protein; translation: MSIEVGSKVQGKVTGITNFGAFVELPTGKTGLVHISEVADSYVKDINDVLTVGQEITVKVLSVENDGKIGLSIKKAVDRPEGERPRPARQFDRGPRPAGQDRGPRQFDNKGPRGGGSGGGNRGGFNKGGRGAPAPRKEQTFDTLMTSFLKDSEDRLATLKRQTDSKRGGRGAKRQ